The Pieris brassicae chromosome 6, ilPieBrab1.1, whole genome shotgun sequence genome window below encodes:
- the LOC123710678 gene encoding probable E3 ubiquitin-protein ligase HERC4 isoform X3, with protein MFCWGNATHHELCIDGSDNLDLIIKPTFSKWKESGHVQSIAAGEFHSLYLTNIGHLYSCGNNDVGQLGRHTKDDDGKYPGSLVETFKGCNLSAIACGMQHSMAIDEWGQPFSWGSDSMGQLGSNLGAHAQDKPKIIKLLATKNLIQIACGSYHSIALTNNGELYTWGANSFGQCGLGMMSNKETTPQQITSLVGVPIALVTCGSNHTFVLSKSGAVYGFGKNGHGQLGLQDKDNRCYPTHLKSLRNVKVCYISCGEDFTAFLTLDGGVFTCGSGEYGQTGHGAVKDELVPRKIMELMGSTVTQIACGRRHVLCRVGDRVLACGYGARGQLGCPHMAFALVPTPVPFTPNDESPPKKKPKLESQAKECAGTSKNCFSTALLSGPIRVFAGGDHSFLVINSDKSIQADARLPDAKKQILTLNIPKLAACEVFKDDDVVNQDLMAYLETVFGSLSCLNASFLLQNSAHYGCNTKVPGVDIKKAEEAFSIISRFENTSIKELIFSHLTENVIKGVKNSPPDAEALRVFLLLPLYHEMRNPRRHPELQGPFAEAFNRLLVHPQKIVHLWWEAQTAEYFEMLVDIFKSVIVYELMQPVVRLNKRLNFTHSILQILNALSTLNKINFTNPKNPKIPAECFYIEDLSGHVNIAKDYINWLSDQDRLRKRSYQSAFNSLQSNQLHLCNYAFLFDVQCKSLLLKIDQQLQMQMAIHREVTQIFTRLFMDPTYEYHRDQFLQLSVSRNHIVRDTMLQISNHDSSQLKKPLRVEFVGEEAEDAGGVKKEFFLLLLKEIFDPVYGMFKQSEETNMIWFSNNPFEDDVMYYLIGAIYGLAIYNSIIIYVPFPLVLYKKLLDESVILDDLSDLYPTLANSLKHLLEYPDEDVEEVFCLCFAVNTVVFDQVQVHPLKENGENVPVTHENKAEYVDLYVDFLLNKSVENQFKAFNQGFQKVCGGRIIKLFRSHELMSVVIGNEEYDWEVFESNAEYKNGYCATDPQIRWFWEIFHELSLEDKKKFLLFLTGSDRVPIQGMKDIKIIIQAVADDRYFPVAHTCFNLLDLPRYKTKERLKYYLVQAIQQTQGFSLV; from the exons atgttttgttggGGAAACGCAACACATCACGAATTATGTATTGATGGGTCTGACAATCTTGATTTG ATAATAAAGCCAACATTTTCGAAATGGAAGGAGAGTGGTCATGTACAATCAATAGCAGCTGGAGAGTTCCATTCATTATACTTAACCAACATTGGCCATCTGTATTCATGTGGCAACAATGATGTTGGGCAGTTGGGGCGGCACACAAAGGATGATGATGGAAAATATCCAGGTT CTCTTGTAGAAACATTTAAAGGTTGCAATTTATCAGCAATAGCATGTGGAATGCAGCATTCAATGGCAATTGATGAATGGGGGCAACCTTTTAGTTGGGGTTCTGACAGTATGGGTCAATTAGGTAGTAATCTAGGGGCACATGCTCAAGATAaacctaaaattattaaattactagctacaaaaaatttaatacagatAGCTTGTGGTTCTTACCATTCTATAGCATTGACAAATA ATGGTGAGTTATATACCTGGGGTGCAAATAGTTTTGGTCAGTGTGGTTTAGGCATGATGTCAAATAAGGAAACAACACCACAACAGATAACATCATTAGTTGGTGTTCCCATTGCATTGGTGACTTGTGGGAGTAACCATACATTTGTCTTATCTAA GTCTGGAGCTGTTTATGGGTTCGGTAAAAATGGTCACGGCCAATTAGGACTACAAGACAAGGATAACAGATGTTATCCTACTCATTTAAAATCACTGCGTAATGTTAag GTTTGTTACATTTCATGTGGGGAAGACTTCACAGCGTTTCTAACGTTAGATGGCGGAGTGTTTACATGTGGTTCAGGGGAATATGGACAGACAGGGCATGGGGCGGTCAAAGATGAATTGGTTCCTAGAAAA ATAATGGAATTAATGGGCAGTACAGTGACGCAAATAGCGTGCGGACGTAGGCACGTACTGTGTCGCGTCGGCGATCGCGTGCTCGCGTGCGGATACGGCGCGCGCGGTCAACTCGGCTGTCCGCACATGGCCTTCGCACTTGTACCCACGCCCGTGCCGTTTACTCCTAACGATGAATCACCG cCGAAAAAGAAGCCGAAGCTAGAAAGCCAAGCCAAAGAGTGCGCAGGAACTTCAAAAAATTGT TTTTCAACGGCCCTCCTCAGCGGCCCTATACGCGTATTCGCGGGAGGTGATCACAGTTTCCTCGTAATCAATAGTGATAAATCTATACAAGCTGACGCACGGTTACCAGATGCAAAGAAACAAATACTCACACTAAATATACCTAAACTGGCGGCTTGCGAGGTCTTCAAGGACGACGATGTAGTGAATCAG gATCTAATGGCATATTTAGAGACAGTATTCGGATCTCTATCGTGTTTGAATGCATCATTCCTGTTACAAAATAGCGCTCATTATGGATGCAATACAAAAGTGCCTGGAGTGGACATCAAAAAGGCTGAAGAGGCTTTTAGTATCATCAGTCGATTTGAAAATACATCTATTAAAGAGTTG atattcaGTCATCTAACAGAGAACGTAATAAAGGGAGTAAAGAATTCGCCACCTGATGCTGAAGCTTTGAGAGTTTTTCTCCTCTTGCCTTTGTACCATGAGATGAGGAATCCGAGGCGACATCCGGAATTACAG GGTCCATTCGCCGAGGCATTCAACAGGTTATTAGTCCACCCTCAAAAGATCGTCCACTTGTGGTGGGAGGCGCAAACGGCGGAGTACTTTGAGATGCTCGTTGATATATTTAAGAGTGTCATTGTGTACGAGTTGATGCAGCCAGTGGTCAGGCTTAATAAG agATTAAATTTCACACACAGCATATTACAAATACTGAATGCTCTATCAActctaaacaaaataaacttcaCGAATCCAAAGAATCCAAAAATACCAGCGGAATGTTTCTATATTGAGGACCTTAGTGGTCATGTTAATATCGCTAAAGACTATATAAATTGGCTCTCGGATCAAGAT CGTCTCCGTAAAAGGTCGTACCAATCAGCATTTAATTCGTTACAGTCGAATCAGCTTCACCTCTGCAACTACGCATTTCTATTTGACGTACAATGCAAGTCTTTGCTACTTAAGATCGATCAACAGCTACAAATGCAAATGGCTATCCACAGGGAGGTTACGCAAATATTCACGAGACTTTTCATGGATCCGACGTACGAATACCATAGAGACCAGTTTTTGCAACTGTCTGTGTCGAGAAATCATATTGTGAGAGACACGATGCTGCAAATCAGCAATCATGACAGCTCTCAGCTGAAGAAGCCGCTTAGA GTAGAATTCGTAGGTGAGGAAGCGGAGGACGCTGGAGGGGTTAAGAAAGAGTTCTTCCTATTATTGCTGAAGGAAATATTTGACCCTGTCTATGGAATGTTTAAGCAGTCCGAGGAGACAAACATGATATGGTTCTCTAACAACCCATTTGAAGATGATgtcatgtattatttaatag GTGCAATATACGGACTAGCTATATACAACTCGATAATCATTTACGTGCCATTTCCACTTGTACTATACAAGAAATTGTTGGACGAATCTGTTATATTGGACGATTTATCCGACCTCTACCCAACGCTGGCGAACAGTTTGAAACATTTGCTTGAATATCCTGACGAAGACGTTGAAGAG GTATTCTGTTTGTGTTTTGCCGTTAACACAGTAGTGTTTGATCAAGTTCAAGTGCACCCGCTCAAGGAGAATGGAGAGAATGTGCCCGTCACACATGAGAATAAGGCGGAGTATGTTGATTTGTATGTCGACTTTCTACTGAACAAGTCTGTTGAAAACCAGTTTAAAGCTTTTAATCAAGGTTTTCAGAAG gTGTGTGGTGgcagaataattaaattatttagatcCCACGAATTAATGTCTGTAGTTATCGGCAATGAGGAGTATGATTGGGAGGTCTTTGAGAGCAACGCGGAGTATAAGAATGGATACTGCGCTACGGACCCGCAAATTAG GTGGTTTTGGGAGATCTTCCACGAGCTATCCTTGGAGGATAAGAAAAAGTTCCTGCTGTTCCTTACTGGAAGTGACCGTGTACCTATACAAGGCATGAAAGATATTAAG
- the LOC123710678 gene encoding probable E3 ubiquitin-protein ligase HERC4 isoform X7, whose amino-acid sequence MFCWGNATHHELCIDGSDNLDLIIKPTFSKWKESGHVQSIAAGEFHSLYLTNIGHLYSCGNNDVGQLGRHTKDDDGKYPGSLVETFKGCNLSAIACGMQHSMAIDEWGQPFSWGSDSMGQLGSNLGAHAQDKPKIIKLLATKNLIQIACGSYHSIALTNNGELYTWGANSFGQCGLGMMSNKETTPQQITSLVGVPIALVTCGSNHTFVLSKSGAVYGFGKNGHGQLGLQDKDNRCYPTHLKSLRNVKVCYISCGEDFTAFLTLDGGVFTCGSGEYGQTGHGAVKDELVPRKIMELMGSTVTQIACGRRHVLCRVGDRVLACGYGARGQLGCPHMAFALVPTPVPFTPNDESPFSTALLSGPIRVFAGGDHSFLVINSDKSIQADARLPDAKKQILTLNIPKLAACEVFKDDDVVNQDLMAYLETVFGSLSCLNASFLLQNSAHYGCNTKVPGVDIKKAEEAFSIISRFENTSIKELIFSHLTENVIKGVKNSPPDAEALRVFLLLPLYHEMRNPRRHPELQGPFAEAFNRLLVHPQKIVHLWWEAQTAEYFEMLVDIFKSVIVYELMQPVVRLNKRLNFTHSILQILNALSTLNKINFTNPKNPKIPAECFYIEDLSGHVNIAKDYINWLSDQDRLRKRSYQSAFNSLQSNQLHLCNYAFLFDVQCKSLLLKIDQQLQMQMAIHREVTQIFTRLFMDPTYEYHRDQFLQLSVSRNHIVRDTMLQISNHDSSQLKKPLRVEFVGEEAEDAGGVKKEFFLLLLKEIFDPVYGMFKQSEETNMIWFSNNPFEDDVMYYLIGAIYGLAIYNSIIIYVPFPLVLYKKLLDESVILDDLSDLYPTLANSLKHLLEYPDEDVEEVFCLCFAVNTVVFDQVQVHPLKENGENVPVTHENKAEYVDLYVDFLLNKSVENQFKAFNQGFQKVCGGRIIKLFRSHELMSVVIGNEEYDWEVFESNAEYKNGYCATDPQIRWFWEIFHELSLEDKKKFLLFLTGSDRVPIQGMKDIKIIIQAVADDRYFPVAHTCFNLLDLPRYKTKERLKYYLVQAIQQTQGFSLV is encoded by the exons atgttttgttggGGAAACGCAACACATCACGAATTATGTATTGATGGGTCTGACAATCTTGATTTG ATAATAAAGCCAACATTTTCGAAATGGAAGGAGAGTGGTCATGTACAATCAATAGCAGCTGGAGAGTTCCATTCATTATACTTAACCAACATTGGCCATCTGTATTCATGTGGCAACAATGATGTTGGGCAGTTGGGGCGGCACACAAAGGATGATGATGGAAAATATCCAGGTT CTCTTGTAGAAACATTTAAAGGTTGCAATTTATCAGCAATAGCATGTGGAATGCAGCATTCAATGGCAATTGATGAATGGGGGCAACCTTTTAGTTGGGGTTCTGACAGTATGGGTCAATTAGGTAGTAATCTAGGGGCACATGCTCAAGATAaacctaaaattattaaattactagctacaaaaaatttaatacagatAGCTTGTGGTTCTTACCATTCTATAGCATTGACAAATA ATGGTGAGTTATATACCTGGGGTGCAAATAGTTTTGGTCAGTGTGGTTTAGGCATGATGTCAAATAAGGAAACAACACCACAACAGATAACATCATTAGTTGGTGTTCCCATTGCATTGGTGACTTGTGGGAGTAACCATACATTTGTCTTATCTAA GTCTGGAGCTGTTTATGGGTTCGGTAAAAATGGTCACGGCCAATTAGGACTACAAGACAAGGATAACAGATGTTATCCTACTCATTTAAAATCACTGCGTAATGTTAag GTTTGTTACATTTCATGTGGGGAAGACTTCACAGCGTTTCTAACGTTAGATGGCGGAGTGTTTACATGTGGTTCAGGGGAATATGGACAGACAGGGCATGGGGCGGTCAAAGATGAATTGGTTCCTAGAAAA ATAATGGAATTAATGGGCAGTACAGTGACGCAAATAGCGTGCGGACGTAGGCACGTACTGTGTCGCGTCGGCGATCGCGTGCTCGCGTGCGGATACGGCGCGCGCGGTCAACTCGGCTGTCCGCACATGGCCTTCGCACTTGTACCCACGCCCGTGCCGTTTACTCCTAACGATGAATCACCG TTTTCAACGGCCCTCCTCAGCGGCCCTATACGCGTATTCGCGGGAGGTGATCACAGTTTCCTCGTAATCAATAGTGATAAATCTATACAAGCTGACGCACGGTTACCAGATGCAAAGAAACAAATACTCACACTAAATATACCTAAACTGGCGGCTTGCGAGGTCTTCAAGGACGACGATGTAGTGAATCAG gATCTAATGGCATATTTAGAGACAGTATTCGGATCTCTATCGTGTTTGAATGCATCATTCCTGTTACAAAATAGCGCTCATTATGGATGCAATACAAAAGTGCCTGGAGTGGACATCAAAAAGGCTGAAGAGGCTTTTAGTATCATCAGTCGATTTGAAAATACATCTATTAAAGAGTTG atattcaGTCATCTAACAGAGAACGTAATAAAGGGAGTAAAGAATTCGCCACCTGATGCTGAAGCTTTGAGAGTTTTTCTCCTCTTGCCTTTGTACCATGAGATGAGGAATCCGAGGCGACATCCGGAATTACAG GGTCCATTCGCCGAGGCATTCAACAGGTTATTAGTCCACCCTCAAAAGATCGTCCACTTGTGGTGGGAGGCGCAAACGGCGGAGTACTTTGAGATGCTCGTTGATATATTTAAGAGTGTCATTGTGTACGAGTTGATGCAGCCAGTGGTCAGGCTTAATAAG agATTAAATTTCACACACAGCATATTACAAATACTGAATGCTCTATCAActctaaacaaaataaacttcaCGAATCCAAAGAATCCAAAAATACCAGCGGAATGTTTCTATATTGAGGACCTTAGTGGTCATGTTAATATCGCTAAAGACTATATAAATTGGCTCTCGGATCAAGAT CGTCTCCGTAAAAGGTCGTACCAATCAGCATTTAATTCGTTACAGTCGAATCAGCTTCACCTCTGCAACTACGCATTTCTATTTGACGTACAATGCAAGTCTTTGCTACTTAAGATCGATCAACAGCTACAAATGCAAATGGCTATCCACAGGGAGGTTACGCAAATATTCACGAGACTTTTCATGGATCCGACGTACGAATACCATAGAGACCAGTTTTTGCAACTGTCTGTGTCGAGAAATCATATTGTGAGAGACACGATGCTGCAAATCAGCAATCATGACAGCTCTCAGCTGAAGAAGCCGCTTAGA GTAGAATTCGTAGGTGAGGAAGCGGAGGACGCTGGAGGGGTTAAGAAAGAGTTCTTCCTATTATTGCTGAAGGAAATATTTGACCCTGTCTATGGAATGTTTAAGCAGTCCGAGGAGACAAACATGATATGGTTCTCTAACAACCCATTTGAAGATGATgtcatgtattatttaatag GTGCAATATACGGACTAGCTATATACAACTCGATAATCATTTACGTGCCATTTCCACTTGTACTATACAAGAAATTGTTGGACGAATCTGTTATATTGGACGATTTATCCGACCTCTACCCAACGCTGGCGAACAGTTTGAAACATTTGCTTGAATATCCTGACGAAGACGTTGAAGAG GTATTCTGTTTGTGTTTTGCCGTTAACACAGTAGTGTTTGATCAAGTTCAAGTGCACCCGCTCAAGGAGAATGGAGAGAATGTGCCCGTCACACATGAGAATAAGGCGGAGTATGTTGATTTGTATGTCGACTTTCTACTGAACAAGTCTGTTGAAAACCAGTTTAAAGCTTTTAATCAAGGTTTTCAGAAG gTGTGTGGTGgcagaataattaaattatttagatcCCACGAATTAATGTCTGTAGTTATCGGCAATGAGGAGTATGATTGGGAGGTCTTTGAGAGCAACGCGGAGTATAAGAATGGATACTGCGCTACGGACCCGCAAATTAG GTGGTTTTGGGAGATCTTCCACGAGCTATCCTTGGAGGATAAGAAAAAGTTCCTGCTGTTCCTTACTGGAAGTGACCGTGTACCTATACAAGGCATGAAAGATATTAAG
- the LOC123710678 gene encoding probable E3 ubiquitin-protein ligase HERC4 isoform X2, whose product MFCWGNATHHELCIDGSDNLDLIIKPTFSKWKESGHVQSIAAGEFHSLYLTNIGHLYSCGNNDVGQLGRHTKDDDGKYPALVETFKGCNLSAIACGMQHSMAIDEWGQPFSWGSDSMGQLGSNLGAHAQDKPKIIKLLATKNLIQIACGSYHSIALTNNGELYTWGANSFGQCGLGMMSNKETTPQQITSLVGVPIALVTCGSNHTFVLSKSGAVYGFGKNGHGQLGLQDKDNRCYPTHLKSLRNVKVCYISCGEDFTAFLTLDGGVFTCGSGEYGQTGHGAVKDELVPRKIMELMGSTVTQIACGRRHVLCRVGDRVLACGYGARGQLGCPHMAFALVPTPVPFTPNDESPTEPADSNKPKKKPKLESQAKECAGTSKNCFSTALLSGPIRVFAGGDHSFLVINSDKSIQADARLPDAKKQILTLNIPKLAACEVFKDDDVVNQDLMAYLETVFGSLSCLNASFLLQNSAHYGCNTKVPGVDIKKAEEAFSIISRFENTSIKELIFSHLTENVIKGVKNSPPDAEALRVFLLLPLYHEMRNPRRHPELQGPFAEAFNRLLVHPQKIVHLWWEAQTAEYFEMLVDIFKSVIVYELMQPVVRLNKRLNFTHSILQILNALSTLNKINFTNPKNPKIPAECFYIEDLSGHVNIAKDYINWLSDQDRLRKRSYQSAFNSLQSNQLHLCNYAFLFDVQCKSLLLKIDQQLQMQMAIHREVTQIFTRLFMDPTYEYHRDQFLQLSVSRNHIVRDTMLQISNHDSSQLKKPLRVEFVGEEAEDAGGVKKEFFLLLLKEIFDPVYGMFKQSEETNMIWFSNNPFEDDVMYYLIGAIYGLAIYNSIIIYVPFPLVLYKKLLDESVILDDLSDLYPTLANSLKHLLEYPDEDVEEVFCLCFAVNTVVFDQVQVHPLKENGENVPVTHENKAEYVDLYVDFLLNKSVENQFKAFNQGFQKVCGGRIIKLFRSHELMSVVIGNEEYDWEVFESNAEYKNGYCATDPQIRWFWEIFHELSLEDKKKFLLFLTGSDRVPIQGMKDIKIIIQAVADDRYFPVAHTCFNLLDLPRYKTKERLKYYLVQAIQQTQGFSLV is encoded by the exons atgttttgttggGGAAACGCAACACATCACGAATTATGTATTGATGGGTCTGACAATCTTGATTTG ATAATAAAGCCAACATTTTCGAAATGGAAGGAGAGTGGTCATGTACAATCAATAGCAGCTGGAGAGTTCCATTCATTATACTTAACCAACATTGGCCATCTGTATTCATGTGGCAACAATGATGTTGGGCAGTTGGGGCGGCACACAAAGGATGATGATGGAAAATATCCAG CTCTTGTAGAAACATTTAAAGGTTGCAATTTATCAGCAATAGCATGTGGAATGCAGCATTCAATGGCAATTGATGAATGGGGGCAACCTTTTAGTTGGGGTTCTGACAGTATGGGTCAATTAGGTAGTAATCTAGGGGCACATGCTCAAGATAaacctaaaattattaaattactagctacaaaaaatttaatacagatAGCTTGTGGTTCTTACCATTCTATAGCATTGACAAATA ATGGTGAGTTATATACCTGGGGTGCAAATAGTTTTGGTCAGTGTGGTTTAGGCATGATGTCAAATAAGGAAACAACACCACAACAGATAACATCATTAGTTGGTGTTCCCATTGCATTGGTGACTTGTGGGAGTAACCATACATTTGTCTTATCTAA GTCTGGAGCTGTTTATGGGTTCGGTAAAAATGGTCACGGCCAATTAGGACTACAAGACAAGGATAACAGATGTTATCCTACTCATTTAAAATCACTGCGTAATGTTAag GTTTGTTACATTTCATGTGGGGAAGACTTCACAGCGTTTCTAACGTTAGATGGCGGAGTGTTTACATGTGGTTCAGGGGAATATGGACAGACAGGGCATGGGGCGGTCAAAGATGAATTGGTTCCTAGAAAA ATAATGGAATTAATGGGCAGTACAGTGACGCAAATAGCGTGCGGACGTAGGCACGTACTGTGTCGCGTCGGCGATCGCGTGCTCGCGTGCGGATACGGCGCGCGCGGTCAACTCGGCTGTCCGCACATGGCCTTCGCACTTGTACCCACGCCCGTGCCGTTTACTCCTAACGATGAATCACCG ACAGAGCCGGCTGACTCTAATAAg cCGAAAAAGAAGCCGAAGCTAGAAAGCCAAGCCAAAGAGTGCGCAGGAACTTCAAAAAATTGT TTTTCAACGGCCCTCCTCAGCGGCCCTATACGCGTATTCGCGGGAGGTGATCACAGTTTCCTCGTAATCAATAGTGATAAATCTATACAAGCTGACGCACGGTTACCAGATGCAAAGAAACAAATACTCACACTAAATATACCTAAACTGGCGGCTTGCGAGGTCTTCAAGGACGACGATGTAGTGAATCAG gATCTAATGGCATATTTAGAGACAGTATTCGGATCTCTATCGTGTTTGAATGCATCATTCCTGTTACAAAATAGCGCTCATTATGGATGCAATACAAAAGTGCCTGGAGTGGACATCAAAAAGGCTGAAGAGGCTTTTAGTATCATCAGTCGATTTGAAAATACATCTATTAAAGAGTTG atattcaGTCATCTAACAGAGAACGTAATAAAGGGAGTAAAGAATTCGCCACCTGATGCTGAAGCTTTGAGAGTTTTTCTCCTCTTGCCTTTGTACCATGAGATGAGGAATCCGAGGCGACATCCGGAATTACAG GGTCCATTCGCCGAGGCATTCAACAGGTTATTAGTCCACCCTCAAAAGATCGTCCACTTGTGGTGGGAGGCGCAAACGGCGGAGTACTTTGAGATGCTCGTTGATATATTTAAGAGTGTCATTGTGTACGAGTTGATGCAGCCAGTGGTCAGGCTTAATAAG agATTAAATTTCACACACAGCATATTACAAATACTGAATGCTCTATCAActctaaacaaaataaacttcaCGAATCCAAAGAATCCAAAAATACCAGCGGAATGTTTCTATATTGAGGACCTTAGTGGTCATGTTAATATCGCTAAAGACTATATAAATTGGCTCTCGGATCAAGAT CGTCTCCGTAAAAGGTCGTACCAATCAGCATTTAATTCGTTACAGTCGAATCAGCTTCACCTCTGCAACTACGCATTTCTATTTGACGTACAATGCAAGTCTTTGCTACTTAAGATCGATCAACAGCTACAAATGCAAATGGCTATCCACAGGGAGGTTACGCAAATATTCACGAGACTTTTCATGGATCCGACGTACGAATACCATAGAGACCAGTTTTTGCAACTGTCTGTGTCGAGAAATCATATTGTGAGAGACACGATGCTGCAAATCAGCAATCATGACAGCTCTCAGCTGAAGAAGCCGCTTAGA GTAGAATTCGTAGGTGAGGAAGCGGAGGACGCTGGAGGGGTTAAGAAAGAGTTCTTCCTATTATTGCTGAAGGAAATATTTGACCCTGTCTATGGAATGTTTAAGCAGTCCGAGGAGACAAACATGATATGGTTCTCTAACAACCCATTTGAAGATGATgtcatgtattatttaatag GTGCAATATACGGACTAGCTATATACAACTCGATAATCATTTACGTGCCATTTCCACTTGTACTATACAAGAAATTGTTGGACGAATCTGTTATATTGGACGATTTATCCGACCTCTACCCAACGCTGGCGAACAGTTTGAAACATTTGCTTGAATATCCTGACGAAGACGTTGAAGAG GTATTCTGTTTGTGTTTTGCCGTTAACACAGTAGTGTTTGATCAAGTTCAAGTGCACCCGCTCAAGGAGAATGGAGAGAATGTGCCCGTCACACATGAGAATAAGGCGGAGTATGTTGATTTGTATGTCGACTTTCTACTGAACAAGTCTGTTGAAAACCAGTTTAAAGCTTTTAATCAAGGTTTTCAGAAG gTGTGTGGTGgcagaataattaaattatttagatcCCACGAATTAATGTCTGTAGTTATCGGCAATGAGGAGTATGATTGGGAGGTCTTTGAGAGCAACGCGGAGTATAAGAATGGATACTGCGCTACGGACCCGCAAATTAG GTGGTTTTGGGAGATCTTCCACGAGCTATCCTTGGAGGATAAGAAAAAGTTCCTGCTGTTCCTTACTGGAAGTGACCGTGTACCTATACAAGGCATGAAAGATATTAAG